In Alicyclobacillus macrosporangiidus CPP55, a single window of DNA contains:
- a CDS encoding c-type cytochrome, giving the protein MGAGRRLSFGLLLWCTAVGIALCTGCGTRSSAGITDADRSGRFAEAVQLYQNGCNSCHGNDLQGGVGPSLAHVGSRLSEAEIARRIAEGGGPMPAYGPGGQAILSQSQINLLAAWLSTKR; this is encoded by the coding sequence ATGGGCGCTGGCCGCAGGCTGAGTTTCGGGCTGCTGCTCTGGTGCACCGCAGTGGGCATCGCACTGTGCACGGGTTGCGGAACCCGGTCCAGCGCCGGGATCACGGACGCCGACCGGAGCGGGCGATTCGCAGAAGCGGTGCAGCTCTACCAGAACGGGTGCAACTCCTGCCACGGGAACGACCTGCAGGGCGGTGTCGGTCCGAGTTTGGCCCATGTCGGTTCCAGGCTGAGCGAGGCCGAGATCGCCCGGCGCATCGCCGAGGGCGGCGGGCCGATGCCCGCCTATGGACCGGGTGGGCAGGCCATCCTCAGCCAATCCCAGATCAACCTGTTGGCGGCCTGGTTGTCCACAAAGAGATAG
- a CDS encoding CheR family methyltransferase, protein MDEFLQFARQLERLTGIDLTLYKRPQMERRLTALREKRGYRRFQDYFRALAAQPEILDELLDKMTINVSEFLRNPERWHALMQHLPEVAGRSLRAWSAACASGEEPYTLALLLEERGGTRYDILATDIDRSVLARAEQGYYKEHQVRTLPAEWLERYFRRDGDAYIVSPRLRRHVRFMQHNLLADPYPGSLDLIICRNVLIYFTDEAKRRVIEGFSESLAPGGILFVGSTEQFIGGERFGLSSVGPFLYQKRG, encoded by the coding sequence ATGGACGAATTTTTGCAATTCGCCCGGCAGTTGGAACGGTTGACCGGGATCGACCTGACGCTGTACAAGCGGCCGCAGATGGAGCGGCGGTTGACGGCGCTGCGTGAAAAACGCGGGTATCGCCGTTTTCAGGACTACTTCCGCGCATTGGCGGCGCAGCCGGAGATTCTGGACGAACTGTTGGACAAGATGACCATCAATGTGTCCGAGTTCCTGCGCAATCCCGAGCGTTGGCACGCGCTGATGCAACATCTTCCCGAGGTGGCGGGCCGTAGTCTTCGGGCCTGGAGCGCGGCGTGCGCGAGCGGTGAAGAACCTTACACCCTGGCCCTGTTGCTGGAAGAACGCGGCGGTACGCGATATGACATCTTGGCGACGGATATTGATCGGTCTGTACTCGCCCGGGCGGAGCAGGGTTATTATAAGGAGCATCAGGTCCGCACCCTGCCGGCGGAATGGCTGGAGCGGTACTTCCGGCGCGACGGGGATGCATACATCGTGTCGCCCCGCCTTCGGCGGCATGTCCGTTTCATGCAGCACAATCTGCTCGCCGATCCGTATCCCGGATCGCTGGATCTCATCATATGCCGGAATGTGCTGATCTATTTCACGGACGAGGCCAAACGGCGGGTGATAGAGGGATTTTCCGAGTCGCTCGCCCCGGGCGGCATTCTGTTTGTCGGGAGCACAGAGCAGTTCATCGGCGGGGAACGGTTTGGGTTGTCCAGTGTGGGACCCTTTCTGTATCAAAAACGGGGTTGA